A window of Saccopteryx leptura isolate mSacLep1 chromosome 5, mSacLep1_pri_phased_curated, whole genome shotgun sequence contains these coding sequences:
- the GCNT4 gene encoding beta-1,3-galactosyl-O-glycosyl-glycoprotein beta-1,6-N-acetylglucosaminyltransferase 4 — protein MKIFRCCFKHPLQQKVSILFIALWLFSLLKLLSVERLLFPQRNIYLVEYSLSTSPFVRNRYTHVKDEIGYEVNCSAVYEQEPLEIGKTLEIRRRDIIDLADDDVVAMTSNCDIYLSLRRYHRKLVSREEKSFPIAYSLVVHKDAIMVERLIHAIYNQHNIYCIHYDRKSSDTFKVAMNNLAKCFSNIFITSKLETVQYAHISRLQADLNCLSDLLRSSVQWKYVINLCGQDFPLKSNFELVSELKKLNRTNMLETVKPPKSKIERFTYHHELRQVPYENVKLPVRTNISKEAPPHNIEIFVGSAYFVLSRAFVKYIFNNSLVKDFFAWSEDTYSPDEHFWATLIRVPRIPGEISRSAPDVSDLQSKTRLVKWNYYEGLFYPSCTGSHLRSVCIYGAAELRWLIKDGHWFANKFDSKVDPVLIKCLAEKLEEQQREWITLSSEKLFMDKSSTIRS, from the coding sequence ATGAAGATATTCAGATGTTGTTTTAAACACCCCCTACAACAGAAAGTTTCCATCCTGTTTATAGCCCTGTGGCTGTTCTCCTTGTTGAAGCTTCTAAGTGTAGAAAGACTCCTCTTTCCTCAGAGAAACATTTACTTGGTTGAGTACTCTCTCAGTACTTCCCCCTTTGTGAGGAACAGATACACGCATGTGAAGGATGAAATCGGGTATGAAGTTAACTGTTCGGCTGTCTATGAACAAGAGCCTTTGGAAATTGGCAAGACTCTGGAAATAAGAAGAAGAGACATCATTGACTTGGCTGATGATGATGTTGTGGCAATGACCAGCAATTGTGACATCTATCTGTCCCTAAGAAGGTACCATCGAAAACTTGTTTCAAGGGAGGAGAAAAGCTTCCCAATAGCCTATTCTTTGGTTGTTCACAAAGATGCAATTATGGTTGAAAGGCTAATCCATGCTATATACAACCAGCACAATATTTACTGCATTCATTATGATCGTAAGTCATCTGACACCTTCAAAGTCGCCATGAACAATTTAGCTAAGTGCTTCTCCAATATTTTCATTACTTCCAAATTAGAGACGGTGCAATATGCCCACATTTCCAGACTCCAAGCTGATTTAAATTGCTTGTCAGACCTTCTCAGGTCTTCAGTTCAATGGAAATATGTTATTAACCTGTGTGGGCAAGACTTTCCTTTGAAGTCAAACTTTGAATTAGTATCAGAGCTAAAGAAACTCAATAGAACAAATATGTTAGAGACGGTGAAACCCCCTAAGAGTAAAATAGAAAGATTCACTTATCACCATGAACTCAGACAAGTGCCTTATGAAAATGTGAAGCTACCAGTAAGGACAAACATCTCTAAAGAAGCCCCCCCTCATAACATTGAGATATTTGTTGGCagtgcttattttgttttaagtagagcatttgttaaatacattttcaaCAACTCCCTTGTTAAAGACTTCTTTGCCTGGTCTGAAGATACATACTCACCTGATGAGCATTTTTGGGCCACCTTAATTCGAGTACCAAGAATACCTGGGGAGATTTCTCGGTCGGCCCCGGATGTGTCTGACTTACAGAGTAAGACCCGCCTTGTCAAATGGAATTATTACGAAGGCCTTTTCTATCCCAGTTGTACTGGCTCTCACCTCCGAAGTGTGTGTATTTATGGAGCAGCAGAATTAAGGTGGCTTATCAAAGATGGACACTGGTTTGCTAATAAATTTGATTCTAAGGTGGACCCTGTCTTGATTAAATGCTTGGCAGAAAAGCTTGAAGAACAACAGAGAGAGTGGATCACTTTGTCTTCAGAAAAGTTATTTATGGATAAAAGTTCCACAATCAGGTCATGA